The Bombyx mori chromosome 20, ASM3026992v2 genomic sequence tgttgaccggccatgggtgttttggccggtacctctctaagatagccggaagggaaccgacggcgcagtgccaccactgcgctgaccgcgacgaagatgacacagcggaacacacattggcgcgttgctctggtttcgacgagcaacgcgccgccctcgtcgcggtcataggagaggacctctcgctgccgcgcgtcgtggctacgatgctcggcagcgacgcgtcctggaaggcgatgctcgacttctgcgagtccaccatctcgcagaaggaggcggcggagcgagagagggagagctcttccctttccgcaccgatccgtcgccgtcgagccgggggccggaggcgggaatacgcccgtacgtcccggcccctgtaggtggcggcctccccccggtgaaggtcaaggggcgacctgagggggtgaggccgcgcggcgcgctaccagcactctagcgcgctgccgtggagtgaatagagcgaccggtcgacggtgtatcgcgtcccgacccggcaggctggttctggtccagcggggtattccgggacaccagcggcaccgtctgggcggcccgacgggctgccgtaccgagacggccgacgtttcagagccttcgattcgcctcgaaggctccgtcggctgggcgtccttggggtgagccgcgccgtctggttgtagtgttgaccgcggtagcccccctacctcatccgggttctgacctcggaggggatcggacgtcgggtgtaagagtgcaggggagtcgtttagtgggtgggccctaaaatccttgggcccgcggtctgctcacaacaccatgcagatcgttgagtctcacataccccgcgcgcccctcttgcgcggggacctcgtaggaggttcggccctctacccgaaaaaaaaaaaaaaaaaaaaagtatgttaatagattttgttgtaaatatatatttacagcaTACTTTTGACcatttctatattaataaactGTTCCTTGTTTCAGAAATCAGTCAATGACACCTTTGACCCAGCTCTTGTGCACGTTAAGATACTTTGCCactggtatttttttgttgactGTTGAAGATTTGTGTGAAATTAGTGTGGCTACATCAATCATCAAAGATCAAACATCGCATCATCAAAAGAGTTACAAATGCTATAGTGACCTTACAAAAAGAATTCATACGGTTCCCAAACTCGCAAAAAGAGATCTCCACAGTCTAAGGACAGTTTTACAAAATAGCAAATTTTCCTAACGTTCTCGGTTGTATTGATTGTTCGCATGTGAAAATTCAATTACCTGGTAATTTAAACTTTTTCTTTAGTACTGGTCAAATTGATCAGTGAACCCAAACTTTGCAAGTGAAGATCCACAAAGGGACCTTTAAAATAATGAGATAGATAGGATTTAAATTTTGTAGATATCTACTTACAATGTTCTTATCATGTATTTATTACTAGGTGTTGATGATATAGAGATATTTAGGAATCGCAAGTCCTATATGTCTATTAATGTGCAGACTATGAGTGATGCCAACTTATTAATAACAGATCTTGTTGCTCGCTGGCCAGGCTCAACACATGACTCTACCATACACCAAAACAGTCAAAGACACCGTGTGTTTGAAAGTGGAGCTTATAATGTTGCATATCTCTTAGGGGACAGTGGATATCCTTTGAAGGTAAGGTTTGCATGCAAAACTAATACAGAAACAAAGACAACATTGCATGTTTATACGTATACAGCTAGGtatgttgtaaaataaaaagctaATGACCAATCAACAACcagtataatatttataattaaggaTCTAGCAATCACAATTTTACTATGTTTTTTCTTTATGCAATCCAAACACAGTTGGTATGTTTATATTTCTACCTGTAAAAAAGGTACATTCattactatattaaaaaataaaataaaataatacattttctttCAGAGTCATCTTTTGACTCCGTACTTGAACCCTTCAACTCATGGAGAATGAAAGTATAATGAAGCTCACATAAAAACAAGGAACATTGTTGAACGTCAGTATGGTGTTTTAAAAAGAAGATTGCCTGTTTTCGCTGTATGTTTAAGGTTAAAACTGACAACTTTTGTGCACGTTATATTGACCTGTTGTATCTTGcacaatatatctatatatataaaagaaaatcgtgttagttacactatttataactcaagaacggctaaACTGATTtggatttggctgaaaattggtggggaggtagcttagaaccaggagaaggacataggatactttttatcatgcTCCCGTGGGGcgcgacataaaacgtggtataaaaaaacgcaactgatatggaattacaaaatgcaactgacagctaaacgtaatgtagtctatggctaattatagtagaatttttaagttgaccggttgatgtgtttgtttcgaatttctatttattgtgccgagataggtaatcattaagaaagcctTGCCGCGACCAGCACTATCAAATCTtttccgacgaagccgtaatgcaactaggattcgaaacattgcgagtgaaaggactgaagaagaataagaaaatacaataataataataccagctaaaatacatggccaataaagtATCTTTAAAATActtgctattttaatttatattaattatccaaataagaAATTGACcatgataaaatcaaaagtctgctcatctattgcctctaaggcggaacaaagtttgccgggtcacctAGTGCATTATAAAAAAGGAACGAGATCCTATAAATGATGGCAGCATTCCAAATTTAGAAGAGTTGATACAAAATGGACAAATTCCTCCTACTCATCATATTGCAGCTGATCTTAGTTATGGATTTCAGAGAAATTATATGACACAATATTTTGGAAATCttacaaacaaattaaaatatatgattatttaaaaatctttttttacccTATAGAtgaaaagtaatgtttttgaagtgaacgACTGTttgagtaaatttaaattatagctctatgggtatcaaataaaaacttataaataGCCAATTCCAAATTAATGTTCATTATAGCTCTTGCTACTATTTTAATACCAACCGAAAGAAAAGAAAGTTAATATTTGcagtcagattttttttattacttatttaccTGTAATCTTTagtttagtaaaaataaattattattttaaataattttaattgaagtgAGACTTCATTCTTAATTTCGACTTCCTTTGTCTGCTGCCTCTAATGAGTACTTGTAAAACTTTCTTTTATATTCTAATGCTTCCTGAAGAAGTTGTCTTTTTATGTCTTCTATATCCTCTTTCTTTTTGTTCACGATGCGAACTTgtccaaaaataattctaaattactAGGGTTTGCAGAAGAGATaggtttaaattcaaataattgatcaaaataCGCAGTAGCAGATAGACCTTTATCTTCGTATTTTCTATTTAACAAAtcaaaaattaatgaataattttcgGCGCTTGGAGTGATTCCCGCGCATATGGTACGAGCCCTGCCAATTAACTTGCCtatcaaataataaagtttctcaGGGTCCGTtaacgatatattattatgtacgacaTTCCGAAAGCTAGAGATAAACAAAGGCCAGTTTTTTATATCGCCATTGAATTCGGGAATTTCTATTAGGGGTAGTGTTGGAACCCTATGTTGAAAAGCCTAACATGATCCCCCGTTTGCGATTGCGATTGTAACCTTTTGGCAGCTCGTTTCACGCAGCCTAAGAGATCTTCAAACGCCGTAAGAGGttaataattaactaaataatcgGGATTACTTATTAACTCCGGCATGATTATTTTATCCAGCACACCTTCAAAATCTTCACGCAATGAATCTACTGTTTCAAAGTCGCACAAAAAAGCGTCAGTGTTGAATGACTTTGAATCCATATCTCTAACGTGTCTAATTTTAGTACTTTCAGACAGAGGCCAGACTGATGTGCAGGAAGGCCGAGTTGtagaatttaattattactaacatttctaattattgtaaaacatttctGATCGAGTGAAAGGATTCTGAACGTATGCTGTGTGAAAGGGACGGATGTAGCTCTATCTCTCGCTCTCGCACGACGCCGCCATTATGAGTAAGATGTGTTTAATGTGCTCtataagaaattaaataaaaagtatagttAAACCCAAGAAGTAGTGATTTCATTTAGACCCACACCTACAAATTCTCGTTCGGGATACTCAGGAATATCAAGGTCTAAATGATTTAACGTATCTACACATATTTTACGAAGTTGTCGCGTGGTGTGAACAACGCCGCGGCCGCCATACTTAACCTGCGCCGACGCCACGCCGCCGGTTATCTTTTTCAAAGACGAAAGACGCATTTATACGACGATATACGACGATTCTACACGATGGCGGAGAGCAAAAACGACGATAGCAAGAATCTAATTTACACGATGGACGCTGTACCAAAGTTCACGGGTGATGACATCACGTACTCTTCTGCGAAGTGGACACAAGATCTTGACGATAATGCCGATATATTTGGGTGGAGCCAGCAGCAGAAACTCATTATAGCGCGACGATGTTTAGCTGGAACAGCAGAATTATGGTTAAAAACCGAAAAAACTTTCAGAAGTTACGAGGAACTAAAAGTGGCTTTGATGAAGGAATTCCCAGAGGTGATAAACAGTAAACAAATGCATGAGACAATGAGCAGACGGAAAAAACAACCCAACGAGTCGTTTTATCAATATATGCTCGTAATGAAAGAACTCGGAAAAAGAGCTAAGTTTCCGGATTTCGTCGCGATTCAGTATATAATCGACGGAATATCTGACTATGAATCTAACAAGTTGTTATTTTACGGGTTAACGTCGTATTCTGTGCTCAAGGAGAAATTAGTATTATATGAAAGTGTAGTGTGTAAGTTAGTAGTAAGTGAGTCAGAAATATAGCGTTGTGCAATTAAGACGTGCATTTTATTATATCCCGCAAACCCCACACACCGCATGGCGACCCTAGCCAGTCGTGCGATAAAAATCGCCGCGTGCACTTGCACAGTTATATACGCACTTGCACCGTAATATCCGTTCGatataaacgaaataaaatgggAAAATCATACTCAaaacaagaagaaaaagaagtcaTTATAACACAAAACGCGGCTGCTGGAGAAAATAGCGCAACAGCAATCAGGGAAGATCATATACACACAAATAACATCCTATTAGGCACCCTAGTAACCATCGTCGAActggtgattttaataattctacttaaaaattataaaaagtgcATGAAAAAGTGGATGCGCAAGGAGATACGCAATGAGATGTTCCAGAGAGTACAAGCAAGATGGACAAGGCGTGAGCAGACAAAGGCGTCCGGAGACGAGGAAGCTGCCATCTGAATAAGTGAATTAGTGtagtgaacaaaaaaaaaaccccgcgTACCGCAAAAGTTTCAAAGAGAAGTCCAAAAAAGTGTTGATActgtaggggaatgataccccgccccgcttCGCTTACCATGCAGTTATTGTGCATAGAGTCAGTGGTTAAAGTGCAGTgatccaccgcggtcgctgcgcgaataaacatataatttataCTTTATACTTAGTGTTTTATTGACCACTCTGATGAGGTTTCCTGAGGAGAATGTATAATAAACCCACAACACCATACAAAACCTCACACTGGTGACCCCTGCTAAACTCACGCGGACTTTTGGACAAAGTGTTGTCGTGTTAGTGATCGTGTTTGGTGACGATGTATCCGACTCAGCACGTGGGTGGCGCACCCATTGCGCAACCGCCTGCGACGCCTTTACCAAGAAGCGACGCGCCAGCTCCAGGACCCAGCAATGTAACCTCGGACACAAAGGACATTTCGGCTATCACAGTGGACTCACGAATTCCCGAATTTTGGACAGACCAGCCACGTGTCTGGTTCATTAGGGCTGAATCCGTCCTAAATCCACAAAAATGCAGTGATGATGCCAAATTCCAAGTACTTATTTCGAAATTGGGAAAGGCCCCTATACAACAAGTCACAGATATTCTCTGCAGGCCGCCTGATACTGGAAGGTATGAAACTTTAAAAGCACGCTTGTTAGATATTTATGAGGAATCTGAGAACCGTCAGGTGCAGAAACTGATTGGTGAGATGGAGCTCGGCGATCAAAAGCCCTCACAGCTTCTTCGCCGTATGCGTGACCTCGCCAGGGACAAAATACCTGATGACACACTCCGAATTTTATGGCAAGGCCATCTGCCCGCAGCTGTAAGAACCGTCCTGGCGATTACTGAGACTAAGGACATGGAGAAATTAGCTGCCGCTGCAGACAAGGTAATGGAGACGTTACAGCCGTCACAGTTATCGGTCGTCGAAGTCAAAGTACCAGCTCAAACGAGTGGTAACAAGGATATATTAACTGAGATAGCAAAGTTGAGCATCCGCATGAGGAACATGGAGCGATTTCAACGTAAGGGATCTCGTGACATAAGCCAAGGTCGACGCTCGCGTTCCAGCTCCCGTGCTAGTGGCCAATCTGGTGGTAAAACTAAGGATCCGAATAGGCTATGTTTTTATCACTACCGCTTCAAGGAACGAGCCAATAAGTGCGTGCAGCCCTGTGCCTGGAAGGAGCAGAAAAACTAGGCGAAGTGCAGGTAAATCAGGCGGATACCTGTGCAATGTTGCCGACACAAAACCGCCTATGCGTTACAGATGTGTGTACCGGTTTTCGATTTTTAGTTGACACTGGAGCTAACATTTCCGTTTTACCAGTTACTAAAAAGTGTTTTAACAGTGTTCAGTGTTCAGATTATAAACTTTACGCGGCTAATGGGACCGAGATACGAACATATGGCACAAAATCTATGATTTTAGACTTGCGATTGCGCAGGCAATATAAATGGACTTTTATTGTTGCCGACGTAAAGCAACCAATCTTAGGTGCCGATTTTCTTAGTTATTATGGTTTGTTGGTAGACATAAGAGCTAAAAAACTTATAGATAAAATAACTACGTTAGGTATTATAGCGTCAGTTGTAAAATGTAATGAGTTAACCTTATGTAGTACAGATAAAAACCATCCTTATTGGGACGTAATAAGTAAATATCCCAATATAACTAAGCCCGCTTGTTATAGAGAAACACCTAAACATTCTGTGTATCACTACATCGAAACGAATGGTCCTCCTGTACACGCACGTGCAAGACGCTTACCACCCGATAAGTATGATAAGGTAAAATCTGAATTTAGTAC encodes the following:
- the LOC134200816 gene encoding uncharacterized protein LOC134200816, whose product is MYPTQHVGGAPIAQPPATPLPRSDAPAPGPSNVTSDTKDISAITVDSRIPEFWTDQPRVWFIRAESVLNPQKCSDDAKFQVLISKLGKAPIQQVTDILCRPPDTGRYETLKARLLDIYEESENRQVQKLIGEMELGDQKPSQLLRRMRDLARDKIPDDTLRILWQGHLPAAVRTVLAITETKDMEKLAAAADKVMETLQPSQLSVVEVKVPAQTSGNKDILTEIAKLSIRMRNMERFQRKGSRDISQGRRSRSSSRASGQSGGKTKDPNRLCFYHYRFKERANKCVQPCAWKEQKN